One window of the Verrucomicrobium sp. genome contains the following:
- a CDS encoding HRDC domain-containing protein, with protein MSAAVWIDTPAALEKAVSALQPTGWLALDTEADSMHHYKESVCLASVRLGKTTLLIDPIAIPWETLAPFWKVTTAVPWIIQGADFDLRLMRRIGAPEPPEVFDTMIGAQLCGLKAIGYAGLVHYFFNITLSKASQKADWSARPLTPAMLDYAAQDVFYLDGIREHLTARLKELGRLEWHKESCAKVVRTSRITKEFDPEEVWRINGSSKLEESALPILRALWHWREAEAKERDVPTFKIVNGDRLVEIAAWSDAHRKNDHLPGSLYPGGCRGARGLRFQEALRVGKAAPPIPHLPSEPRARRDTAVDRRVEKLKKGRDEIAHKLQLDPSLLAPKATLFTLAQEGKAGAERLIGESRWCSWQAELLGPVLNAA; from the coding sequence ATGTCCGCCGCCGTCTGGATCGATACCCCCGCCGCCTTGGAAAAGGCGGTCTCCGCCCTGCAGCCAACCGGTTGGCTGGCCCTCGACACTGAGGCGGACAGCATGCACCACTACAAGGAGAGCGTCTGCCTGGCCTCCGTCCGCCTGGGGAAGACAACCCTCCTGATCGACCCCATTGCGATCCCCTGGGAAACGCTGGCCCCCTTCTGGAAAGTCACCACCGCCGTGCCCTGGATCATCCAGGGGGCGGACTTCGACCTGCGGCTCATGCGCCGGATCGGCGCGCCGGAGCCGCCGGAGGTCTTTGACACCATGATCGGCGCGCAGCTCTGCGGCCTGAAGGCGATCGGCTACGCCGGGCTGGTCCACTATTTCTTCAACATCACCCTGAGCAAGGCCAGCCAGAAGGCAGACTGGTCCGCCCGCCCCCTCACCCCGGCGATGCTCGACTACGCCGCGCAGGACGTCTTCTACCTGGACGGCATCCGGGAGCACCTCACCGCCCGGCTGAAGGAACTGGGCCGCCTGGAGTGGCACAAGGAATCGTGCGCCAAGGTTGTCCGCACCAGCCGGATCACGAAGGAGTTCGACCCCGAGGAAGTCTGGCGGATCAACGGCTCCAGCAAGCTGGAGGAAAGCGCCCTGCCGATCCTGCGCGCCCTATGGCATTGGCGGGAGGCGGAGGCGAAGGAGCGGGACGTCCCCACCTTCAAGATCGTCAACGGTGACCGCCTGGTGGAAATCGCCGCCTGGTCCGACGCTCACCGGAAGAATGACCATTTGCCCGGTTCCCTCTATCCCGGCGGCTGCCGCGGCGCCCGCGGGCTCCGCTTCCAGGAAGCCCTCCGCGTGGGCAAGGCCGCGCCGCCCATCCCCCACCTCCCCTCGGAACCCCGGGCGCGCCGGGACACCGCCGTCGACCGCCGGGTCGAAAAATTGAAAAAGGGCCGGGACGAGATTGCCCACAAGCTCCAGCTGGATCCTTCCTTGCTCGCTCCCAAGGCGACGCTCTTTACCTTGGCCCAAGAGGGGAAGGCGGGGGCCGAACGCCTGATCGGCGAAAGCCGGTGGTGCTCCTGGCAGGCGGAGCTATTGGGCCCGGTCCTAAACGCGGCTTAG
- the fabD gene encoding ACP S-malonyltransferase: protein MKRALLFSGQGAQHVGMGRDLWEIPEIAALYERADEILGFPFSKICFEGPEERLTDTDVCQPALYVHGYALLTLARKEIPDFDFAATAGLSLGEYTAHAAAGTFDFETGLRLVHKRGALMQEACRATQGGMLTLLGADNATAQAVAEAAGLDVANYNCPGQIVLSGPKDAVPKALEVAKEKGIRRALPLNVAGAYHSRLMASAEKAMEPELAQASLQPPRVPVAANFSGALVTDPAEIRPLLARQITGSVRWEECIRALIAAGVTQFVEFGPGAVLAGLLKRTDAEAAAACVSISTLQDWKEKHHAFAK, encoded by the coding sequence ATGAAACGCGCCCTTCTCTTCAGCGGTCAGGGTGCCCAGCACGTCGGCATGGGCCGCGACCTCTGGGAAATCCCTGAAATCGCCGCCCTATACGAACGCGCCGACGAGATCCTCGGCTTCCCCTTCAGCAAAATCTGCTTTGAGGGGCCGGAGGAGCGCCTGACCGATACCGACGTCTGCCAGCCCGCCCTCTACGTCCACGGCTACGCCCTCCTGACCCTGGCCCGGAAGGAGATCCCGGACTTCGACTTCGCCGCCACGGCCGGTCTTTCCCTGGGCGAATACACCGCCCACGCCGCCGCGGGCACCTTCGATTTTGAGACCGGCCTCCGCTTGGTCCATAAGCGCGGGGCGCTCATGCAGGAGGCCTGCCGCGCCACCCAGGGCGGCATGCTCACCCTCCTGGGCGCGGACAACGCCACCGCCCAGGCCGTCGCCGAGGCGGCGGGCCTCGACGTGGCCAACTACAACTGTCCCGGCCAGATCGTCCTCTCCGGGCCTAAGGACGCCGTGCCGAAGGCCCTGGAAGTCGCCAAGGAAAAGGGCATCCGCCGCGCCCTGCCCCTGAACGTCGCCGGGGCCTACCATTCCCGCCTGATGGCCTCCGCCGAAAAGGCGATGGAGCCGGAGCTGGCCCAGGCCTCCCTGCAGCCCCCCCGCGTGCCGGTGGCCGCCAACTTCAGCGGCGCCCTGGTCACCGATCCGGCGGAAATCCGCCCCCTCCTGGCCCGCCAGATCACCGGCAGCGTCCGGTGGGAGGAATGCATCCGCGCATTGATCGCCGCGGGAGTCACCCAATTTGTCGAGTTTGGCCCCGGCGCCGTCCTGGCCGGGCTGCTCAAACGGACCGACGCGGAGGCGGCCGCCGCCTGCGTCTCCATCTCCACCCTCCAGGACTGGAAAGAAAAGCATCATGCCTTTGCAAAATAA
- the fabG gene encoding 3-oxoacyl-[acyl-carrier-protein] reductase has product MPLQNKNAIVTGASRGIGRAIALRLAQMGANVACVSRSLESVKETVEAVRALGRQAHAYAVDVSDFNAVESAVKEISEKFETFDVLVNNAGLTRDTLLMRMTAEDWDVVLNTNLKGAFNWTKAVSRQMVRQRSGRIVNIASVIGLVGNAGQANYAASKAGLIGFTKSVARELASRGVTCNAVCPGFIETDMTSGLPQEVKDKVLQQVPLARFGKAEDVAALVGFLAGPEAAYITGQPIVVDGGMVM; this is encoded by the coding sequence ATGCCTTTGCAAAATAAGAACGCCATCGTCACCGGAGCCAGCCGCGGCATCGGCCGCGCCATCGCCCTGCGCCTGGCCCAGATGGGCGCCAACGTCGCCTGCGTCAGCCGCTCCCTGGAGTCGGTGAAGGAAACCGTGGAAGCCGTGCGGGCCCTGGGCCGCCAGGCCCACGCCTACGCGGTCGACGTCTCCGACTTCAACGCGGTGGAAAGCGCCGTGAAGGAAATCAGCGAGAAGTTCGAAACCTTCGACGTCCTGGTGAACAACGCCGGGCTGACGCGGGACACCCTCCTCATGCGCATGACGGCGGAGGACTGGGACGTGGTCCTCAACACCAACCTGAAGGGCGCCTTCAACTGGACCAAGGCCGTCAGCCGCCAGATGGTCCGGCAGCGCTCCGGCCGCATCGTCAACATCGCCTCCGTCATCGGCCTCGTCGGCAACGCCGGCCAGGCCAACTACGCCGCCTCCAAGGCCGGCCTCATCGGCTTCACCAAGTCGGTGGCGCGGGAGCTGGCCTCCCGGGGCGTCACTTGCAACGCCGTCTGCCCGGGCTTTATTGAGACCGACATGACCAGCGGCCTGCCCCAGGAAGTGAAGGACAAGGTGCTCCAGCAGGTGCCCCTGGCCCGCTTCGGCAAGGCGGAGGACGTGGCGGCCCTGGTGGGCTTCCTGGCAGGCCCGGAAGCGGCCTATATCACCGGCCAGCCCATCGTGGTCGACGGCGGCATGGTGATGTAA
- a CDS encoding acyl carrier protein — MAEKSIEERVKEIIVEQLGVNPEQVTPAAKFIEDLGADSLDTVELVMAFEEEFNVEVPDEEAEKLQTVGDVVRYIEDKVEE, encoded by the coding sequence ATGGCTGAAAAATCGATCGAAGAGCGCGTCAAAGAGATCATCGTTGAGCAGTTGGGCGTGAACCCCGAGCAGGTCACCCCCGCCGCCAAGTTCATCGAGGACCTGGGCGCCGACTCCCTCGACACCGTCGAGCTGGTGATGGCGTTCGAGGAAGAGTTCAACGTCGAAGTTCCCGACGAGGAAGCCGAAAAGCTCCAGACCGTCGGCGACGTCGTCCGCTACATCGAAGACAAGGTCGAGGAATAA
- the fabF gene encoding beta-ketoacyl-ACP synthase II, producing MSQRRVVITGMGALAPNGSNVQSFWDSLAAGRSGIGPVTLFDVTGYDCRIAGEVKGFEPAAHFKNPKDARRADRYSQLAMAAAKEAVAQAKLEGDASIDLDRVATIIGSGIGGLKTLEEQHTNLMQKGPGRVSPFMIPMMISNMASGMIAIEFGFRGPNFAVVTACATSAQSVGEAWRLIRDGDVDVAVAGGSEAAVVPLGLSGFASMKAMSTRNDDPTRASRPWDKERDGFVLGEGAGVVVIEELEHAKRRGVPILGEIVGYATTCDAYHMTSPDWQGAKKAMEGALKKANLKPEQIGYINAHGTSTGLGDVSEVKAIKAVFGEQTKIPVSSTKSMTGHTLGAAGSVELIACVKALENQLLPPTINLDNPDEGCDLDFVPHKARPHQFDYALSNSFGFGGHNACLIAAKFKE from the coding sequence ATGAGCCAACGCCGCGTCGTCATCACCGGGATGGGAGCCCTCGCCCCCAACGGGAGCAACGTTCAATCCTTTTGGGATAGCCTGGCCGCCGGCCGCAGCGGCATCGGTCCCGTCACCCTCTTCGACGTGACCGGCTATGACTGCCGCATCGCGGGCGAAGTGAAGGGCTTCGAGCCCGCCGCCCATTTCAAGAACCCGAAGGACGCCCGCCGCGCCGACCGCTACTCCCAGCTGGCCATGGCGGCCGCCAAGGAAGCCGTCGCCCAGGCCAAGCTGGAAGGCGACGCCTCCATCGACCTGGACCGCGTGGCCACCATCATCGGCTCCGGCATCGGCGGCCTCAAGACGCTGGAAGAGCAGCACACCAATCTGATGCAGAAGGGGCCGGGCCGCGTCTCCCCCTTCATGATCCCGATGATGATCAGCAACATGGCCTCCGGCATGATCGCCATCGAGTTCGGCTTCCGCGGGCCCAACTTCGCCGTCGTCACCGCGTGCGCCACTTCCGCCCAATCCGTGGGCGAGGCCTGGCGCCTCATCCGTGACGGCGACGTCGACGTGGCCGTCGCCGGCGGCAGCGAGGCCGCCGTCGTCCCCCTGGGCCTCTCCGGCTTCGCCTCCATGAAAGCCATGAGCACGCGCAACGACGACCCCACCCGCGCCTCCCGTCCCTGGGACAAGGAGCGGGACGGCTTCGTCCTGGGCGAGGGCGCCGGCGTCGTCGTCATCGAGGAACTGGAGCACGCCAAGCGCCGCGGCGTCCCCATCCTGGGCGAGATCGTCGGCTACGCCACCACCTGCGACGCCTACCACATGACCTCCCCCGACTGGCAGGGCGCCAAGAAGGCGATGGAAGGGGCCCTCAAGAAGGCCAACCTCAAGCCGGAGCAGATCGGCTACATCAACGCCCACGGCACCTCCACCGGCCTGGGCGACGTCTCCGAGGTGAAAGCCATCAAGGCCGTCTTCGGCGAACAGACCAAGATCCCCGTCAGCTCCACCAAGTCGATGACCGGCCACACCCTCGGCGCGGCCGGGTCCGTCGAGCTGATCGCCTGCGTGAAGGCGCTGGAAAACCAGCTCCTGCCCCCCACCATCAATCTGGACAACCCCGATGAGGGGTGCGATCTGGACTTCGTCCCCCACAAGGCGCGGCCCCATCAGTTCGACTACGCCTTGAGCAACTCCTTCGGCTTCGGCGGACATAACGCCTGCCTCATCGCCGCGAAGTTCAAGGAATAG
- the rpmE gene encoding 50S ribosomal protein L31, which translates to MKTDIHPEYTATTIVCACGATYNTRSTRDNLRIGICASCHPFYTGQQKFVDTAGRVEKFTRRFGKTMLTSTKRS; encoded by the coding sequence ATGAAAACTGACATCCATCCCGAGTACACGGCTACGACCATCGTGTGCGCCTGCGGGGCCACCTATAACACCCGTTCCACCCGCGACAACCTGCGCATCGGCATCTGCGCCTCCTGCCACCCCTTCTACACCGGCCAGCAGAAGTTCGTCGACACCGCCGGCCGCGTCGAGAAGTTCACGCGCCGCTTCGGCAAGACGATGCTGACCAGCACGAAGCGCAGCTAG
- the prfA gene encoding peptide chain release factor 1 — MDFRPHIASLRRRFEELESALSSPDLYADPAKARQITREHSRLKETLATCDRWEKCGKEREEAETMLQDAGGDAEMRQMAQEELDRLNAEAPGLDEAVQIALLPPDENEDRNTIIEIRAGTGGDEAALFAADLYRMYTRYAETRGWKQELHEISQGELGGLKEVIFQLSGPGAYKEMQFESGVHRVQRVPATEAQGRIHTSTATVAVLPEAEEVDVEIKPDDLRIEVCRSGGPGGQGVNTTDSAVQVLHIPTGMIVRCQDGRSQLKNREKALSVLRSRLLQQKQEAEAAKYSQNRKSQIGGGDRTEKIRTYNFPQNRITDHRINFSTFDLPNFLDGQIEVLLQELMSADLKAKLENLNAGTAAAAA; from the coding sequence ATGGATTTCCGCCCCCACATCGCCTCCCTCCGCCGCCGCTTCGAGGAACTGGAAAGCGCCCTTTCCAGCCCGGACCTCTACGCCGATCCGGCCAAGGCGCGCCAGATTACCCGCGAACATTCCCGATTGAAGGAGACGCTGGCCACCTGCGACCGCTGGGAAAAGTGCGGCAAGGAACGGGAGGAAGCGGAAACCATGCTCCAGGACGCGGGCGGCGACGCCGAGATGCGCCAGATGGCCCAGGAAGAGCTGGACCGCCTCAACGCGGAGGCTCCCGGCCTGGACGAGGCGGTGCAGATCGCCCTCCTGCCCCCGGACGAGAACGAGGACCGCAACACCATCATCGAAATCCGTGCCGGCACCGGCGGGGACGAGGCGGCCCTCTTCGCCGCCGATCTCTACCGCATGTACACCCGCTACGCGGAGACGCGCGGCTGGAAGCAGGAGCTGCACGAAATCAGCCAGGGAGAGTTGGGCGGCCTCAAGGAAGTCATCTTCCAGCTCTCCGGCCCCGGCGCGTATAAGGAAATGCAGTTTGAGAGCGGCGTCCACCGCGTCCAGCGCGTCCCGGCCACCGAAGCCCAGGGGCGTATCCACACCTCCACCGCCACCGTCGCCGTCCTGCCGGAGGCGGAGGAGGTCGACGTCGAGATCAAGCCGGACGACCTCCGCATCGAGGTCTGCCGCTCCGGCGGCCCCGGCGGCCAGGGCGTGAATACGACCGACTCCGCCGTGCAGGTCCTTCACATCCCCACCGGCATGATCGTCCGCTGCCAGGACGGCCGCTCCCAGCTGAAGAACCGGGAAAAGGCCCTCTCCGTCCTTCGCTCCCGCCTTCTCCAGCAAAAGCAGGAGGCGGAGGCCGCCAAGTATTCCCAGAACCGGAAAAGCCAGATCGGCGGCGGCGACCGCACGGAGAAGATCCGTACCTACAATTTCCCCCAAAACCGGATCACCGACCACCGGATCAACTTCAGCACCTTCGACCTGCCCAACTTCCTGGACGGCCAGATCGAAGTCCTCCTCCAGGAGCTGATGTCCGCCGACCTCAAGGCGAAGCTGGAAAACCTAAACGCCGGAACCGCCGCCGCGGCGGCATGA
- the prmC gene encoding peptide chain release factor N(5)-glutamine methyltransferase, with the protein MTTLEFIEKTGEYFARNGVDSPRLTAELMLAEGLQKKRLQLYMEFDKEVPASVLDVLRPLVKRRAQGEPLQYVQGFAEFAGERFAVTPDVLIPRPETELLLEAMVARLDPAGGPVADIGVGSGTLAVSLARKLPSLSVHAVDISPAALAVAKKNGEGLANLSFHEGDLLAPLSGDFQAVVANLPYIPTAWLEDGTVGREVLQEPRMALDGGPDGLDVIRRLIAQASGRAPWIALEIAEGQAPAVEEALRAAGWGAVEAIKDLRGVARILIGRNSHG; encoded by the coding sequence ATGACGACGCTCGAGTTCATCGAGAAGACGGGGGAATACTTCGCCCGCAACGGCGTCGATTCCCCCCGCCTTACCGCCGAGCTGATGCTCGCCGAAGGGCTCCAAAAAAAGCGGCTCCAGCTCTACATGGAGTTCGACAAGGAGGTGCCCGCTTCCGTCCTGGACGTCCTCCGCCCCTTGGTGAAGCGCCGCGCCCAAGGGGAGCCGCTCCAATACGTCCAGGGCTTCGCGGAATTCGCCGGGGAACGCTTCGCCGTCACGCCGGACGTCCTCATTCCCCGACCGGAAACGGAGCTGCTCCTGGAGGCCATGGTCGCCCGCCTCGACCCCGCCGGAGGGCCCGTGGCCGACATCGGCGTCGGCAGCGGCACCTTGGCCGTCAGCCTGGCGCGGAAGCTTCCCTCCCTTTCCGTCCACGCCGTGGACATCAGCCCCGCCGCCCTGGCCGTGGCGAAGAAAAATGGCGAGGGGCTGGCCAACCTTTCCTTCCATGAAGGGGATCTCCTGGCACCTCTTTCCGGCGATTTTCAGGCCGTCGTCGCCAATCTCCCCTATATTCCCACCGCCTGGCTGGAAGACGGCACCGTGGGCCGGGAAGTCCTGCAAGAACCCCGCATGGCCCTGGACGGCGGCCCGGACGGCCTCGACGTCATCCGCCGCCTGATCGCCCAGGCTTCCGGCCGCGCTCCCTGGATTGCCCTGGAAATTGCCGAAGGCCAGGCCCCCGCCGTGGAGGAAGCCCTCCGCGCGGCGGGCTGGGGGGCGGTGGAAGCCATAAAAGACTTGCGCGGGGTTGCCCGCATCCTCATAGGTAGAAATTCACATGGATAA
- the murA gene encoding UDP-N-acetylglucosamine 1-carboxyvinyltransferase has translation MDKLIVKGGKPLRGKIAISGSKNSALPILAATLLTPEPCVLHRVPDLSDVRYMLEILEHLGAEVSFKDGTVRVCAAKIHSEAPYELVRKMRASICVLGPLLARCGRATVSLPGGCVIGDRPIDIHLRGLEALGAHVESEDGNIVVTSGAGLKGAEIPLGGKFGSTVLGTDNVMMAATAASGTTRIENAAAEPEVQDLANFLAKMGAKIRGQGTKHIEIDGGTPLHGAEHTVIPDRIEAGTFVIAGLITNGDLTLEGVDCSHMENILEPLRKSGALLEPAGDSLRVRVGTPLKPLDLVTEVYPGFPTDMQAQFCALLAMTPGISAVTEKIFPNRYMHLSELKRMGANIDLEGSTAILRGVAELDGAPVMASDLRASAALVLAGLAAQGTTEVNRVYHIDRGYERIDEKLRQVGADIERQA, from the coding sequence ATGGATAAGTTGATCGTCAAGGGCGGCAAGCCCCTCCGCGGCAAGATTGCCATCAGCGGCTCTAAAAACTCGGCCCTTCCCATTTTGGCGGCCACCCTCCTCACCCCGGAGCCGTGCGTCCTCCACCGCGTCCCCGATTTGAGCGACGTGCGCTACATGCTGGAAATCCTGGAGCACCTTGGTGCGGAGGTTTCCTTCAAGGACGGCACCGTCCGCGTCTGCGCGGCGAAGATCCATTCCGAGGCTCCCTACGAGCTGGTCCGCAAGATGCGCGCCTCCATCTGCGTCCTGGGCCCCCTCCTGGCCCGCTGCGGCCGCGCGACGGTTTCCCTCCCCGGCGGCTGCGTCATCGGCGATCGCCCGATCGACATTCACCTGCGCGGCCTGGAAGCCCTCGGCGCGCATGTGGAGAGCGAGGACGGAAACATCGTCGTCACCTCCGGCGCGGGACTCAAGGGCGCCGAGATTCCCCTGGGCGGCAAGTTCGGCTCCACCGTGCTGGGCACGGACAACGTCATGATGGCCGCCACCGCGGCTTCCGGCACGACGCGGATCGAGAACGCGGCCGCCGAGCCCGAGGTGCAGGACCTGGCCAATTTCCTGGCCAAGATGGGCGCGAAGATCCGCGGCCAAGGCACCAAGCACATCGAGATCGACGGCGGCACGCCCCTCCACGGCGCGGAGCACACGGTCATTCCCGACCGGATCGAGGCGGGCACCTTCGTCATCGCGGGCCTTATCACCAACGGCGACCTGACCCTGGAAGGCGTCGACTGCTCCCACATGGAGAACATCCTGGAGCCGCTGCGGAAGAGCGGCGCGCTGCTGGAGCCCGCCGGTGACTCCCTGCGCGTGCGCGTGGGCACGCCGCTCAAGCCCCTCGACCTCGTCACGGAGGTCTATCCCGGCTTCCCCACCGACATGCAGGCCCAGTTCTGCGCCCTGCTGGCCATGACCCCCGGCATCAGCGCCGTCACGGAAAAGATCTTCCCGAACCGCTATATGCACCTGAGCGAGCTCAAGCGCATGGGAGCCAACATCGACCTGGAGGGCAGCACCGCCATCCTGCGCGGTGTCGCCGAGCTGGACGGGGCCCCCGTCATGGCCTCCGACCTGCGCGCCTCCGCCGCCCTCGTCCTGGCCGGCCTGGCCGCCCAGGGCACGACGGAAGTCAACCGCGTCTACCACATCGACCGCGGCTACGAGCGGATCGACGAGAAGCTGCGCCAGGTGGGCGCCGACATCGAGCGCCAGGCATGA
- the coaD gene encoding pantetheine-phosphate adenylyltransferase, producing the protein MSTPRKVIYPGSFDPITNGHLDVLARAQNLFDEVILAVSTNASKNPLFTIEERCQMAQEVAKDFPKPFRVATFDGLLVDFVKKEGACAILRGLRAISDFEFEFQLALMNRNLAPQIETVFLMPRESYTYLSSSMIRQVCSLNGPIGAFVPAHVERALVAKLASRSA; encoded by the coding sequence ATGAGCACGCCGCGCAAGGTGATCTACCCGGGCAGCTTCGACCCGATCACCAACGGCCACCTGGACGTCCTGGCCCGCGCGCAAAACCTGTTCGACGAGGTCATCCTAGCGGTTTCCACGAACGCTTCCAAAAATCCCCTCTTCACCATCGAGGAGCGGTGCCAAATGGCTCAAGAGGTGGCCAAGGATTTTCCGAAGCCATTTCGGGTCGCCACATTTGACGGGCTGTTGGTCGATTTCGTGAAAAAGGAAGGCGCGTGCGCCATCCTGCGCGGCCTTCGGGCCATCTCCGATTTCGAGTTCGAATTCCAGTTGGCCCTCATGAACCGGAATCTGGCCCCTCAGATCGAGACCGTTTTTCTCATGCCGCGGGAGTCTTATACCTACCTGAGTTCCTCGATGATCCGGCAGGTTTGTTCCCTCAATGGGCCGATCGGCGCCTTTGTCCCGGCCCATGTGGAGCGGGCCTTGGTCGCCAAGCTGGCGTCACGCAGCGCCTAG
- a CDS encoding tetratricopeptide repeat protein, with protein MNRDTALSQAQTLFEQGAYAEAHAILESLPAPRDHRVWRALGLLNLRLDRPEAAETAFQEAVSLRPDDPEIRFSLALHRLSQGDFKRGFEDYEARMEFGQAVATVYTRRAPFWDGKPLGPETPLLIHCEQGFGDSIQFIRFLPRVRERAQTLYLACHRELYRLLADMPGVPVFTQDHEIPPFARQLPLLSLGRILEVTPETIPTPIPYLSVPAAPLPPSPRPRVGLVWRAKPPGGRNRTIPLESLRSLAGLPVDWVLLQKDVTREEAAFLQEVLGAEERGSGLRDFRETAEIMQALDLVVTVDTSSAHLAGALGRPGWVLLPQWADWRWAGKNGRSIWYPTLELFPQEREGDWTAQIAAVRRRLGAA; from the coding sequence GTGAACCGGGACACGGCGCTCTCCCAGGCGCAGACCCTTTTCGAGCAAGGGGCCTACGCCGAAGCCCACGCCATTTTGGAATCCCTGCCCGCCCCGCGCGACCACCGCGTCTGGCGCGCCCTGGGGCTCTTAAACCTGCGCCTGGACCGTCCCGAAGCCGCCGAGACGGCTTTCCAGGAGGCCGTTTCCCTCCGTCCGGACGATCCGGAGATCCGCTTCAGCCTGGCCCTGCACCGCCTTTCCCAGGGGGATTTCAAGCGGGGTTTCGAGGATTACGAGGCACGGATGGAATTCGGCCAAGCCGTAGCCACTGTCTACACCCGCCGCGCTCCGTTCTGGGACGGCAAGCCGTTGGGCCCCGAAACGCCGCTGCTCATCCACTGCGAGCAGGGCTTCGGCGACTCGATCCAATTCATCCGCTTCCTGCCCCGGGTGCGGGAACGCGCGCAAACGCTCTACCTGGCCTGCCACCGGGAGCTTTACCGGCTCCTGGCCGATATGCCCGGCGTGCCGGTCTTCACCCAGGACCATGAGATCCCGCCCTTCGCCCGCCAGCTTCCGCTCCTCTCCCTGGGCCGCATTCTGGAGGTGACGCCGGAGACGATCCCGACGCCGATCCCCTATCTGTCCGTTCCCGCCGCCCCGCTGCCCCCCAGTCCGCGTCCCCGGGTAGGCCTTGTTTGGAGGGCCAAGCCGCCCGGCGGCCGCAACCGGACGATCCCTCTGGAATCCCTACGCTCCCTGGCCGGATTGCCGGTTGACTGGGTGCTCCTGCAAAAGGACGTCACGCGGGAGGAGGCGGCCTTCCTTCAGGAAGTCCTGGGCGCGGAGGAGCGGGGCTCCGGCTTGCGGGATTTCCGGGAAACGGCGGAGATCATGCAGGCGCTCGACCTCGTTGTGACGGTCGACACTTCCTCCGCCCATTTGGCGGGAGCGCTGGGACGGCCAGGATGGGTTCTCCTGCCGCAATGGGCCGACTGGCGCTGGGCCGGGAAAAACGGCCGCTCCATTTGGTATCCGACGCTGGAGCTTTTCCCCCAGGAACGGGAAGGGGACTGGACGGCGCAGATCGCCGCCGTGCGGCGGCGGCTAGGCGCTGCGTGA